A window of Syntrophaceae bacterium genomic DNA:
GGCGAGCGGCCCGTCGCCACCCTGAAGGTCGCGCTGCGGGATGCCGTGCCGCACCTCGTGCGTGAGGAGGGGAACCAGCTCATCGTCGAGATCGACACGGTCAGCCTGCCGCGAAGCGAACGGATGAAGGAGGAGGTGGCCAAGGTCGAGGCGATGCGGCCCGCGCCGAAGGCCAGGGAGACCAAGACCGAGAAGAAGGAAGCCAAGGTCTACACGGGCCAGAAGATCACGGCCGACTTCCAGGATGCCAACGTCCGGAGCGTCTTCCGCCTCATCGCCGAGGTGAGCGGCCTCAACATCGTGGCCGGCGAGGACGTGAAGGGCACCGTGACGATGAAGCTCAACGAGGTGCCCTGGGACCAGGCCCTGGAGACGATCCTCGACATCCAGCAGCTGGGGACCAAGACGCAGGGCAATGTCATCGTCGTCATGCCCGCGGACAAGATCAAGAAGGCCGAGGAGCAGCGCCTCAAGGAGGACGTCTCCCGGGGCAAGCTGAAGCAGATCTCCATCGAGGCCCAGATCGTCGAGGCCAACGAGACCTTCACCCGCCGGCTCGGTGTCCAGTGGGGCGCCGGCGGCGCGACCAACATCAACAGCACCAATCTCGGCATTCTCGGCGGCTCGGCAGGCTACGCCACGGGGCTGACGACCGGGACGACGGGTGCGACGACGATCGCGCAGACCCTCCCGAGCGGCATCGGGTTCACCGGCAGCAACCTCGCCGTGAACTTCCCCTACACCTATTCGAACACGCCGCTGCTGGGCATCGTCGCCGGCTCCAACAAGTTCGTCATCAGCGCCCAGATCCACGCCCTGGAGGGCTCGAGCGAGGGCAAGATCATCTCGTCGCCGAAGGTCACGACGCTCGACAACGTCAAGGCGACGATCAAGCAGGGCGAGGAGATCCCCTACGTCACCGAGTCCACCTCGGGCGGCGTCGTCACCCGCACCATCCAGTTCAAGGAGGCGGTGCTCAAGCTCGACGTCAAGCCGACCATCACCCCCGAGGGCAAGATCTCCATGGAGATCAAGGCCACGAACGACTACGCCGATTACACGCGCTCCATCCAGGGCAACCCGCCCATCAACAAGAACGAGGTCGACTCCACCGTCGTCGTCTACGACGGGGACACGATCGTCATCGGCGGCATCTACAAGTCCAATGACTCCAAGGGTGTCGGCGGCGTGCCCGGGCTCTACAAGATCCCCCTGTTCGGCTGGCTGTTCAAGGCGGAGGAGGAGCAGAGGCTCAAGCGCGAGATCCTCATCTTCATCACGCCCCGGGTCGTGCAGGACGCGCAGCTCGCCCAGGGGATCTAGGCCCGCAAAGCCGGGATGCCGTAACGCGCAAGGCGGAAGAAGCCGAAACCCCGCGGTCCACAGGGCCGCGGGGTTTTTTTGAACCTTGACACTCCCGGGACGCTGTGTTAGTCCCCGACTGAACGCGGGGCCCCGAAGGGGCGGAAACGCGAAATACAGGACAAGAAGAAGACGGAAAGGGAACGGAAACCCGGCCGATGGAGAAAAACGGCAGCCAGGACGGATTCGGGATGGTGAGGCTGAGCGAGGTGATGGACCGCAGGGAATTCATCGCCCGGGCCGAGGCCTTTCTGGAGCAGGACCCCGCCCGTGCCGTCGAGATGGCCCTCGAGCGCCTGCGGGTGTACCCGGACGACGTCGAAGCCCGGACCGTACTGGGCATCGGGTGGTTCCGCAAGGGGGAAACGGCCCCGGCGCTCGACGTGCTGAGGGAGCTCGCCCGCGACGTGACCCGGTGGTCGCCCGCCTTCCGGATCCTCGCCGAGCTGTGCCGGGGGCAGGGTCTCGACGACGAGGCCGATCGGGCCTCCCGCATTTACATGGCGATCAACCCCGAATCCGCGGAGGCCATCCAGGACCTCGAGGACCGCCTGCGCAGGGAGAGCCGCGCCTACCCGGAGGCGGCCGAGAAGCCGGACGAGGAGGCCGGACTGCCCCGGGCGGCCGATTTCAAGACCCTGACCCTGGCCGATCTCTATGCCCGGCAGGGCTACAGGGAACTCGCCGAGGCGCTCCTGAGGGAAATCCTCGCCGCGGACCCCCAGAACCGCGCCGCCCTGGAGAGGCTCGACAGGCTGCAGTCGCTCTCCGGCGGGGACGGCAGGCCGCCGCTCGAGGCCGAGGAGACCCCGGCCCGGAACGACAGGGACTTGTTTTTCGGGGACCCCGCCTCGCCTCCCTTTCACGGCCTGTTCAGCCACACGGCGGGCGCCGCATCGCTTGAGGCCGAGGAGCCCCAGGCACCGGGGGCCGTCGGCTCCGCCCCGGGCGCCCCGGCCCCGGACCGCCGTGCCGCGCTCGTCGGGACCCTCAACCGCTGGCTCGTCTCTCTCGACAGGATGAAGAAGCATGCCTGACAAACCGTCAACGGCCGCGAGACTGTCCCGGCTTCGGGCGATCATGCGCCGCTCGGGCGTGGATGCGATCCTCATCCTCGATCTCAGGAACATCCGTTACCTGACAGGCTTTTCCGGCAGCGACGGGGCCCTCCTGGTGGGCGCCGGGAAGCCCTCCCTGCTCGTGGACGGCCGCTACACGACCCAGGCCGCAAAACAGGCCCCGGGGGCCCGGGTGGTGCTCTACCGCGACAAGGCCGAGGGGATCGCCGATGCCCTGACGGCCGAAAAGTACGGCGTCGTCGGCTTCGAGCCGGCCGCCATGTCCGTGGCGCTTTTCCATGACCTGCGGCGCAAGGCGAAGAAGGTCCGCTGGAAGCCGCTCGCGTCGGAACTGGGCGACCTTCGCGCCGTGAAGGACCCCTCCGAGATCGATCAGATCCGCAAGGCGATCCGGATTGCCACCGGGGCGATGCAATCGACCCTGGGGAGCATCCGCCCCGGCGCGTGCGAACTGGACATCGCCGTCGAGCTCGAGTACGAGATGCGGAAAAAGGGGGCGGAGGGGCTTGCCTTTGACACGATCGTTGCATCGGGTCCCAACAGCGCCCTGCCCCACGCGCGGCCGGGCAGGCGGAAGATCCGGCCGGGGGACGTCGTGGTCGTCGACTACGGGGCCGTCAGCGGCGGGTACCACTCGGATGAAACCTGCACCTTCGTGATCGGCCGGGCGGGCAGGCGACACGAGAAGCTCTACGCCCTCGTCAAGGAGGCCCACGACAGGGCCCTTGAGGCGGTGAGGCCCGGCGTGCCATGCCGCGATGTGGACGCCGCCGCAAGGGCAGTCATCGAAAAGGCGGGCTACGGCCCGCGCTTTTCCCACGGGACGGGTCACGGGGTGGGCCTTGACATCCACGAGGCGCCCCGGCTCTCGGCCCTGTCGGAGGCCGTCCTCGAGGAGGGCATGGTCATCACGATCGAGCCGGGCATCTATCTGCCCGGTCTCTGCGGGATCCGCATCGAGGTGACGGCCGTCGTCGAGAAGGGGGGCGTGCGCGTGCTCACGGAGTTTTCAAAGGAGATGCAGGTGATCGGATAAGGATGGAAATTGGGAAGCTCGGAAGTTGAGAAGCTTGGACGGACCGGGACCATCGGCCGGCTTCAGGCTTTCCCGAGCTTCGCAACTTCACAACGTCTTAACTTCATGATTTGGGAAAAGAATCATGTCCGTTTTTCAAGAGGATCTCTTCTACAGCCGTGAACACACCTGGGTGAGGGTCGACGGCAACATCGCCACCGTCGGGATCTCCGACTACGCCCAAGGGCAGCTCGGGGAAATCTACTCCGTGGAGCTGCCCGAGCCGGACAAGGAGGTCGAGCAGGACGAGGCCTTCGGCTCGATCGAGTCGGCCAAGTCGGTGGCGGAACTCATCTCGCCGGTCAGCGGCGAGGTCATCAGCGTCAACGAGGACATCGAGGACGACACGAGCGTGATCAACAGCGACCCCTACGGGTCCGGCTGGCTGATCATGGTGGAAATGCGCGATCTCGACGAGCTCAACAACCTCCTCGACGCGGAGGAGTACCGGGACTATGTCGGCGAGGAAGCCGGGGATGAGGAATGAGTGACGCCCCGTGGCGCTTCCTGCCCTACCGGGCGCTGCGCGCCGCCGAGAACATGGCCATCGACGAGGCCGTCTTCCGCCTCAACCGCCGGGAGGGACTGCCGCCGACGCTTCGCTTCTTCGGATGGAGCCCCCCCGCCGTGTCTCTCGGGTACTTCCAGAAGACAGGCCGGGAAATCGATGTCGGCGCCTGCCGCCGGGCGGGGGTCGACATCGTGCGCCGTCCCACGGGCGGCAAGGCCGTCCTGCACGAACACGAGCTGACCTACTCTCTCGTTGCCCCCGCCGACCACCCCCTCTTCACCGGCGACATCATCGGAACCTACCGGGTCGTGAGCGCCTGCATCGTGGAGGCCCTTTGCCGGCTGGGCCTGACGCCCGAGGTCGCCTGTGACGGACGGTCGGCGGCGGGGACCGCGCTGGAGGGATACTGCTTCGCCGCGCCGTCCCGGTACGAACTCCTCGTGGGCGGGCGCAAGATCTGCGGAAGCGCCCAGGTCCGCTCGGGGGGGGCGTTTCTCCAGCACGGCTCGCTCCTTGCCGACATCGACCCCGTGCGGACCGCCTCGGTCATGGGGGTGTCCGTCGAGGGGGTCAGAAGAACAACGACCAGCCTCCGGGAGCAGCTCGGGCGTGCCGTCGGGCACGAGGAACTGGCCGGCCTGCTGCGGGCGGCCTTCGAGGACACCCTGGGCATCCGCCTGGCCGAGGGCGTCCTCAGCCCGGCCGAGGAATCGCTGAAGGAGAGGCTGTTGAGGGAGAAATACGGGACCGATCGATGGAACCTGGAGGGCAGGGGAGGCTCGGCAGACGAGGGGAGCACGGACGATGCATGAAACGGCCCGAGCCGCAAAGTTTTGATTGACAAAAATTTTCTTTTTTAATAATCTTCAACAGTTTCGCGTAGGAAAATCGGACTCGACGATCGGCTCACGCATCCTCTCCAACCGCGGAATTGCCTTTGATTCCGTTGCAGTGGGATATTTTTCCTGATCGGGGGTTTCGGGTTTCTCACGAATTCAAAAGGAAGGGAGCGATCATTTTTGGAAGTCAAGGTTTTCGACAACGATGTCGACAAGGCGTTGAAGGTTCTCAAGAACAAGCTGTCGAAGAACGGCCTGTTCAAGGAGCTGAAGCTGCGTCGCGCCTACGAAAAGCCTTCCGTCAAGCGCAAGAGAAAAGCGCTCGAGGCCAGACGGCGGCTTGCCAAGATTCAGAGACGGCGCCACTCGTAACCGGCCGCATGGACGCATATTCGAAGACAACCCTCACCGGGGATGGGGGCAGGAACCTCGCTGCGGTGTTCCTGCCTTGCTCCTCGCACTGCGCCTGATGGAAGAAAAGCAATACCTCGTCGATGCCCTCTCCGTCAACGAATCGTGGCGCATGTTCCGCATCATGGCCGAATTCGTCGAGGCCATCGAGGAACTCTCCGACATCGGGCGGGCCGTGACCATCTTCGGCTCAGCCCGGACAACCCCTGCCAACCCCTACTACCAAAAGACAGAGCACCTTGCCCGGCTCCTGGCCCAGCAGGGCTTCAGCGTCATCACAGGCGGGGGGCCCGGCATCATGGAGGCGGCCAACAAGGGGGCCGCCGAGGCGGGCGGGACATCGGTGGGGATGAACATCCGCCTGCCCTTCGAGCAGACCCCCAACGAGTTTGCCAACGTCAGGCTCTACCACAAGTATTTCTTCATCCGGAAGGTCATGTTCGTCAAGTTCGCCGTGGCCTACGTCATCGTGCCCGGCGGTTTCGGCACCATGGACGAGTTCTTCGAGGCCCTCACGCTGATCCAGACGAAACGGATCAAGAGCTTCCCGGTCATCCTGATGGGCAGCGATTACTGGAAGGGGCTCCTCGCCTGGCTGAGGGACACCATGCTCGGCCAGGGGATGATCTCCCGGGAGGACATGGAGCTGTTCCGCGTCCTCGACGAGCCGGAGGAGATCGTCGAGTACATCCGCAGGTTCGTCATCGTCTGATCGGCTGTCCCGAAACGGCCGTCTGCGGCGTTTCCCTCATCCCTCGTCCCTGCGGCGCACGGCGCGGTACACCCCAGTCCTCGGGCTTTCGGGGGCCTTGCATCCGGTCATTTTCGAGCAGCCGATGCCATGCAGTCCGACGCCTTTCCCGCTCTCTCTGCCCATCCGCCATTCTTTCGTTCATCCTGATGCGAGCATAATCCTCTCCCGTTTTTCCCACATTTGATGTATATCGTTCACGGTCCGCAGGCTTTTGCAGCTTGCGGATGATCGTTTCGGTGAAATCGAGTCATGAGCCAGAATGAGCCGGTTGCGGAAAAGAGCCTCGAGGCGGTCCTGAAGGACATCGCAAAAGGCAAGGGCGCGCCCTGTTACCTTCTTTACGGGGACGAGGACTTTCTCGTCGAGGAAGCC
This region includes:
- a CDS encoding aminopeptidase P family protein produces the protein MPDKPSTAARLSRLRAIMRRSGVDAILILDLRNIRYLTGFSGSDGALLVGAGKPSLLVDGRYTTQAAKQAPGARVVLYRDKAEGIADALTAEKYGVVGFEPAAMSVALFHDLRRKAKKVRWKPLASELGDLRAVKDPSEIDQIRKAIRIATGAMQSTLGSIRPGACELDIAVELEYEMRKKGAEGLAFDTIVASGPNSALPHARPGRRKIRPGDVVVVDYGAVSGGYHSDETCTFVIGRAGRRHEKLYALVKEAHDRALEAVRPGVPCRDVDAAARAVIEKAGYGPRFSHGTGHGVGLDIHEAPRLSALSEAVLEEGMVITIEPGIYLPGLCGIRIEVTAVVEKGGVRVLTEFSKEMQVIG
- the gcvH gene encoding glycine cleavage system protein GcvH, with amino-acid sequence MSVFQEDLFYSREHTWVRVDGNIATVGISDYAQGQLGEIYSVELPEPDKEVEQDEAFGSIESAKSVAELISPVSGEVISVNEDIEDDTSVINSDPYGSGWLIMVEMRDLDELNNLLDAEEYRDYVGEEAGDEE
- a CDS encoding lipoate--protein ligase family protein: MSDAPWRFLPYRALRAAENMAIDEAVFRLNRREGLPPTLRFFGWSPPAVSLGYFQKTGREIDVGACRRAGVDIVRRPTGGKAVLHEHELTYSLVAPADHPLFTGDIIGTYRVVSACIVEALCRLGLTPEVACDGRSAAGTALEGYCFAAPSRYELLVGGRKICGSAQVRSGGAFLQHGSLLADIDPVRTASVMGVSVEGVRRTTTSLREQLGRAVGHEELAGLLRAAFEDTLGIRLAEGVLSPAEESLKERLLREKYGTDRWNLEGRGGSADEGSTDDA
- a CDS encoding 30S ribosomal protein S21, which encodes MEVKVFDNDVDKALKVLKNKLSKNGLFKELKLRRAYEKPSVKRKRKALEARRRLAKIQRRRHS
- a CDS encoding TIGR00730 family Rossman fold protein, producing the protein MMEEKQYLVDALSVNESWRMFRIMAEFVEAIEELSDIGRAVTIFGSARTTPANPYYQKTEHLARLLAQQGFSVITGGGPGIMEAANKGAAEAGGTSVGMNIRLPFEQTPNEFANVRLYHKYFFIRKVMFVKFAVAYVIVPGGFGTMDEFFEALTLIQTKRIKSFPVILMGSDYWKGLLAWLRDTMLGQGMISREDMELFRVLDEPEEIVEYIRRFVIV